From Humisphaera borealis, the proteins below share one genomic window:
- a CDS encoding carboxylesterase family protein, giving the protein MRVVLCSFMISALVLCAPAVAAPSPGQQTPEMYDRDGEKMGYLLYLPADYKDGGDKKWPVILFLHSATERGDGVADLEKLKKHGPPKLVGKETKDFIVIAPQSPPRKFWDPKPVRGLLLDALAQLKNADADRVYLTGTEMGGFTCWSLAARNPDLFAAVAPVCAGGLDAYIEPIKHLPIRAFEGDKDISLEKGKAMVEGLKKAGAKSVELTVYPDSAGREVGTKTYTDPGFYGWLLKQSRPKK; this is encoded by the coding sequence ATGCGCGTTGTACTTTGTTCGTTCATGATCTCGGCTCTCGTCCTGTGCGCGCCTGCCGTGGCGGCCCCTTCGCCGGGACAGCAGACGCCGGAGATGTACGACCGCGACGGCGAAAAGATGGGATACCTTCTGTACTTGCCGGCCGACTACAAGGACGGCGGCGACAAGAAATGGCCGGTCATCCTCTTTCTACATAGCGCGACCGAGCGCGGCGATGGCGTTGCCGACCTGGAAAAGCTGAAGAAGCACGGCCCGCCCAAGCTGGTCGGCAAAGAGACGAAAGACTTCATCGTCATCGCGCCGCAGTCGCCGCCACGAAAGTTTTGGGATCCCAAGCCGGTTCGGGGCCTGCTGCTTGATGCACTGGCCCAACTTAAGAATGCCGACGCCGACCGCGTCTATCTGACCGGCACCGAGATGGGCGGCTTCACCTGCTGGAGCCTGGCCGCTCGAAACCCCGATTTGTTCGCCGCCGTCGCGCCGGTTTGCGCAGGCGGTCTCGACGCGTACATCGAGCCGATCAAGCACCTGCCCATCCGGGCCTTCGAAGGCGACAAGGACATCAGCCTTGAGAAGGGCAAAGCGATGGTCGAAGGGCTGAAGAAGGCAGGCGCGAAATCGGTCGAACTCACCGTGTATCCGGATTCCGCCGGCCGCGAGGTCGGCACCAAGACGTATACCGATCCCGGGTTCTACGGCTGGCTGCTCAAGCAGTCGCGACCGAAAAAGTAA
- a CDS encoding carboxylesterase family protein, protein MRRAFVHTFATLAVLFAAGVAAAAPTPGQQTAEMYEGQGKKLGYLLYVPAGYKDAGDKKWPVIFFLHGSGERGNGTTELEKNKKHGPPKLVEGLTKDFIVISPQCPKDDRWEAKSLKGLLDVVTGKLKNADTDRIYLTGLSMGGFGSWMLAAEYPEVFAAVVPICGGGNPSTAAKLKNLPIWVFHGDKDTAVKIAMSQAMVDALKAAGAKEVEFTIYPGVGHDSWTQSYANPKLYEWLLKHTRQKR, encoded by the coding sequence ATGCGACGCGCTTTCGTTCACACTTTTGCCACGCTGGCCGTCCTGTTCGCCGCCGGTGTTGCTGCCGCCGCCCCGACGCCCGGCCAGCAGACCGCCGAGATGTACGAAGGCCAGGGCAAGAAGCTCGGCTACCTGCTCTACGTGCCGGCGGGCTATAAGGACGCCGGCGACAAGAAATGGCCGGTGATTTTCTTCCTGCACGGTTCCGGCGAGCGGGGCAACGGCACCACCGAACTGGAGAAGAACAAGAAGCACGGCCCGCCGAAACTGGTCGAAGGCCTGACGAAGGATTTCATCGTCATCTCGCCGCAGTGTCCGAAGGACGACCGGTGGGAAGCCAAATCGCTCAAGGGGCTGCTGGATGTAGTCACCGGAAAGCTTAAGAACGCCGACACCGACCGCATCTACCTGACCGGTCTGAGCATGGGCGGATTCGGGTCGTGGATGCTGGCGGCGGAATACCCCGAGGTGTTCGCGGCGGTCGTTCCCATCTGCGGCGGCGGCAACCCTTCGACCGCCGCCAAGCTGAAGAACCTGCCGATCTGGGTCTTCCACGGCGACAAGGACACTGCTGTCAAGATCGCGATGAGCCAGGCCATGGTCGATGCCTTGAAAGCCGCCGGTGCGAAAGAAGTGGAGTTCACCATCTACCCCGGCGTCGGGCATGATTCGTGGACGCAGTCGTACGCGAACCCGAAACTGTACGAGTGGTTGCTGAAGCACACGCGGCAGAAGAGGTAG
- the murQ gene encoding N-acetylmuramic acid 6-phosphate etherase, producing MMTAMHDRSHLLSEQRLPESMALDAMSIADAVALMNRQDLRAVEAVAAEQESIARAVDIVVASLSAGGRLIYVGAGTSGRLGVLDASECPPTFRSDPDQVQGIIAGGESAMFRAKEGAEDSATDGAAAMDGKSVGANDVICGIAAGGTTPFVHGALRRATERGAKTIFLSCVQPVPSEPPVDVVIRPLVGPEVVTGSTRLKAGTATKLVLNTLTTVAMVRLGKVYENLMVDLKATNQKLVDRATRIVATLTQLPRDEAQALLQRADGHVKVAVVMHKRGVNADDARAILIAVSGSLRAAIEAQS from the coding sequence ATAATGACCGCCATGCACGACCGCTCACACCTTTTGTCTGAACAGCGATTGCCGGAGTCGATGGCGCTGGATGCGATGAGCATTGCCGACGCCGTCGCGCTGATGAACCGCCAGGATTTGCGCGCGGTGGAGGCGGTCGCGGCGGAGCAAGAATCGATCGCTCGGGCGGTCGACATCGTGGTCGCTTCGCTGTCGGCGGGGGGGCGGCTGATCTACGTCGGTGCCGGCACGAGCGGCAGGCTCGGCGTTCTCGATGCCTCTGAGTGCCCGCCCACCTTCCGGTCCGACCCCGACCAGGTGCAGGGCATCATCGCCGGCGGTGAATCGGCGATGTTCCGGGCGAAGGAAGGCGCCGAGGACAGCGCCACCGACGGGGCGGCAGCAATGGATGGCAAATCCGTCGGTGCCAATGATGTCATCTGCGGCATCGCCGCCGGCGGCACCACGCCTTTCGTGCACGGGGCGCTTCGGCGGGCGACGGAACGGGGCGCAAAGACGATCTTCCTCTCCTGCGTGCAGCCGGTGCCCAGCGAGCCGCCGGTCGATGTGGTGATCCGTCCGCTCGTCGGCCCGGAGGTCGTCACCGGCTCCACCCGGCTCAAGGCGGGCACCGCCACCAAGCTGGTCCTCAACACCCTGACCACGGTCGCGATGGTCCGCCTGGGCAAGGTGTACGAAAACCTGATGGTCGACCTGAAGGCGACGAACCAGAAGCTGGTCGACCGGGCCACGCGCATCGTCGCGACGCTGACACAACTTCCCCGCGACGAAGCGCAGGCGCTGCTCCAACGTGCCGACGGCCATGTGAAGGTTGCGGTCGTCATGCACAAACGCGGCGTCAACGCGGACGACGCACGTGCGATCCTCATCGCCGTTAGTGGAAGCCTACGAGCCGCGATCGAAGCACAATCCTGA
- a CDS encoding ABC transporter ATP-binding protein, whose protein sequence is MSNVAVVENLSKVYRKPGTNIEVHALRSINIEFKTGEYTAIMGASGSGKSTLMNIIGCLDLPTSGRYLLGDINIGELPDDQLSEIRSKRIGFIFQNFNLIQQLTVLENLEVPMFYLGVPPAERRRRAIALAEKVGLGQRLDHRPMQLSGGQQQRVCIARGLVNDPLILLADEPTGALDSKTGQQILALFDELVAQGRTILIVTHDPTVAHRCQRVISLHDGSIQKDIRNPGPAIQVESGQFAPEVAEGSEQPGPIPYAQESGQH, encoded by the coding sequence ATGAGCAACGTCGCCGTCGTCGAAAACCTCAGCAAGGTCTACCGCAAGCCGGGCACCAACATTGAGGTCCATGCCCTGCGCTCGATCAACATCGAGTTCAAAACAGGCGAGTATACCGCGATCATGGGTGCCAGCGGCTCGGGCAAAAGCACACTGATGAACATCATCGGCTGCCTCGACCTGCCGACCAGCGGCCGGTACCTGCTCGGGGATATCAACATCGGCGAACTGCCCGACGACCAGCTCAGCGAGATCCGCAGCAAGCGGATCGGCTTCATCTTCCAGAACTTCAACCTGATCCAGCAGCTGACGGTGCTCGAGAATCTCGAAGTGCCGATGTTCTACCTGGGCGTCCCCCCCGCCGAGCGGCGTCGCCGGGCGATCGCACTGGCGGAAAAGGTCGGCCTGGGGCAGCGGCTGGACCACCGGCCGATGCAGCTTTCCGGCGGGCAGCAGCAGCGCGTCTGCATCGCCCGCGGCCTGGTCAACGATCCCCTAATCCTCCTCGCCGACGAACCCACCGGCGCACTCGACAGCAAGACCGGCCAGCAGATCCTGGCGTTGTTCGACGAACTGGTCGCGCAAGGCCGAACCATTCTGATCGTCACGCACGACCCGACGGTGGCACACCGGTGCCAGCGTGTGATCTCGCTGCATGATGGATCGATCCAGAAGGACATCCGCAACCCCGGCCCGGCAATTCAGGTGGAGAGTGGCCAGTTCGCCCCCGAAGTCGCCGAAGGCTCCGAGCAACCGGGACCGATCCCGTACGCGCAGGAATCGGGCCAGCACTGA
- a CDS encoding MFS transporter codes for MTLENPSPRPSLHRLAWIVVLLLMPVATLNYLDRQMLASMKYSVMTDITSIGNETNWGFMLGQFKWVYAFLSPVGGFVADRFGRRLTICGSLFVWSAVTWWTGHVETYTQLLWARSMMGISEAFYIPAALALITDYHTGPTRSRAVGMHQMAIYIGVIIGGFGGYVADAPNLGWRLAFDVCGVFGMLYAIPLAIALRDPVGRNRSEKAEAATDSPALPPGSAGVSPSGAPVLAYETPSPRKPETVLSGLLLNPSFILLVLYFTLPALAGWVVRDWMPAILKKEFIIGQGPSGVAATLPWQAAAIIGAVAGGVLADRWTRTNIRGRIYTSAIGMCLIIPAMFGVGNASSLAVAISFLVLFGLGWGFFDSNNMPILCQIARPRLRATGYGIMNLVSISCGGLADWGFGLLRDRHVPLNVIFGVFASTAIISIVLVLLIRPKQELVAAEE; via the coding sequence ATGACGCTCGAAAACCCATCGCCGCGCCCCTCCCTCCATCGCCTGGCCTGGATCGTCGTTCTCCTGCTCATGCCGGTGGCGACGCTCAACTACCTCGACCGGCAGATGCTGGCGTCGATGAAGTACTCGGTGATGACCGACATCACCTCGATCGGCAACGAGACCAACTGGGGCTTCATGCTCGGGCAGTTCAAGTGGGTCTATGCCTTTCTCAGTCCCGTCGGAGGGTTCGTCGCCGATCGGTTCGGCCGACGACTGACCATCTGCGGCAGCCTGTTCGTCTGGTCGGCCGTTACCTGGTGGACGGGGCATGTCGAGACCTACACGCAGCTCCTTTGGGCCCGATCGATGATGGGCATCAGCGAGGCGTTTTACATCCCCGCGGCGCTGGCGCTGATCACCGACTACCACACCGGCCCGACCCGCTCGCGGGCCGTCGGGATGCACCAGATGGCGATCTACATCGGCGTCATCATCGGCGGGTTCGGCGGGTATGTCGCCGACGCGCCCAACCTCGGCTGGCGACTGGCGTTCGACGTGTGCGGTGTGTTCGGCATGCTCTATGCCATCCCGCTGGCGATCGCTTTGCGTGATCCGGTGGGCCGCAATCGGAGCGAGAAGGCGGAGGCCGCGACCGATTCTCCGGCACTGCCTCCCGGATCGGCGGGAGTCAGTCCTTCAGGGGCGCCGGTGCTGGCATACGAAACCCCTTCGCCGCGGAAGCCCGAGACCGTCCTTTCCGGATTGCTGCTCAATCCATCGTTCATTCTGCTTGTTCTGTACTTCACGCTGCCCGCCCTGGCCGGCTGGGTTGTCCGCGACTGGATGCCGGCGATCCTGAAGAAGGAGTTCATTATCGGGCAGGGTCCGTCAGGCGTCGCCGCGACGCTGCCCTGGCAGGCGGCGGCGATCATCGGCGCGGTTGCCGGCGGCGTGCTCGCCGACCGCTGGACGCGAACCAACATCCGAGGCCGCATCTACACCAGTGCGATCGGCATGTGTCTGATCATCCCCGCGATGTTCGGCGTCGGAAACGCCAGCAGTCTCGCCGTCGCAATTTCGTTCCTGGTTCTCTTCGGGCTCGGCTGGGGGTTCTTCGACAGCAACAACATGCCGATCCTCTGCCAGATCGCACGGCCCCGGCTCCGCGCCACGGGCTACGGCATCATGAACCTGGTGAGCATCAGTTGCGGCGGTCTGGCCGACTGGGGCTTCGGCCTGCTCCGAGATCGCCATGTGCCGCTGAACGTGATCTTCGGCGTCTTCGCCAGCACGGCGATCATCTCGATCGTGCTGGTTCTGCTCATTCGCCCGAAGCAGGAACTCGTCGCGGCGGAGGAATGA
- a CDS encoding WD40 repeat domain-containing protein, whose product MPETTEQPDVVPVPRILPMPPVPKKGAKPDPSAAFVGPDGFALVRPRTLEHDREFVFARFSPCGKFIFAGGYDGRVYRWSIQDDADTIATFEGHGGWMQGLAFHRDRKRMFTGDSWGQLLAWDYAAANPKPLWKREDCHSQWMRSMTLSPDGHALATCGADRVVRLWSSADGKPIADLATVPDDLMSAHFHPDGSLLIGDLKGVIHQFDIAKKKAVRTLDASVLYSRPMSQGVKEINDVGGVRCMTNDPKGQWLIAGGTQPATSGFLTGKPTAVCFDFATGKAIHTWQWEKVDPSEGLILGLDWHPGGYVLAAASGQPAKGAVAGWKPGQEASVYLNKLLTHCRTVAVHPDGKRVAVTQVLLKPGGGSGNGRRLSKDGEYGGLVGRVMLFDTAAVGA is encoded by the coding sequence ATGCCTGAGACGACCGAACAACCCGACGTCGTACCCGTCCCGCGCATCTTGCCGATGCCGCCGGTGCCGAAGAAGGGTGCCAAGCCCGATCCCAGCGCCGCGTTTGTCGGGCCGGACGGTTTTGCCCTCGTGCGGCCGCGCACGCTCGAACACGACCGCGAGTTCGTCTTCGCCCGGTTCTCGCCTTGCGGCAAGTTCATTTTCGCCGGCGGTTACGACGGACGGGTCTATCGCTGGTCGATCCAAGACGATGCCGACACGATCGCGACGTTCGAAGGCCATGGCGGGTGGATGCAGGGATTGGCGTTTCACCGCGACCGTAAGCGGATGTTCACCGGCGATTCGTGGGGCCAGTTGCTCGCATGGGACTACGCCGCCGCGAACCCAAAGCCGCTCTGGAAGCGCGAGGACTGCCACAGCCAGTGGATGCGCTCGATGACGCTCAGTCCCGACGGCCACGCGCTTGCGACCTGCGGCGCGGATCGAGTCGTCCGTCTCTGGTCGTCCGCCGACGGCAAGCCGATCGCCGACCTGGCAACGGTTCCGGACGACCTGATGTCGGCGCATTTTCATCCGGACGGCTCGCTGCTGATCGGTGACCTGAAGGGGGTCATCCACCAGTTCGACATCGCAAAAAAGAAGGCCGTTCGCACGCTCGATGCCTCGGTGCTTTACAGCCGTCCGATGTCGCAGGGGGTGAAGGAGATTAATGACGTCGGCGGTGTCCGCTGCATGACCAACGACCCGAAGGGTCAGTGGCTGATCGCCGGCGGAACGCAGCCGGCAACCAGTGGTTTTCTCACCGGCAAACCGACGGCGGTCTGCTTCGACTTTGCCACCGGCAAGGCAATCCATACCTGGCAATGGGAGAAGGTCGATCCGTCCGAAGGACTGATCCTGGGTCTCGACTGGCATCCCGGCGGTTACGTGCTTGCGGCGGCGAGCGGCCAGCCTGCCAAGGGCGCCGTGGCCGGCTGGAAGCCGGGGCAGGAGGCTTCGGTCTACCTCAACAAGCTGCTCACGCACTGCCGCACGGTTGCCGTCCACCCCGACGGCAAACGCGTCGCCGTCACGCAGGTCCTTCTGAAGCCGGGCGGCGGTTCCGGCAACGGGCGACGGCTGTCGAAAGACGGCGAGTACGGCGGGCTGGTCGGCCGGGTCATGCTGTTTGATACCGCCGCCGTCGGTGCCTGA
- a CDS encoding DUF1501 domain-containing protein: protein MSNRHPYACQSAEHLTSRRSLLKGGIAGAFAAAASGGAFGPLGLGSLAQPAFAAELSKKKRQVLFIWLDGGISQLESWDPKPGTQFGGPFRSIPTTIPGVRFSELLPHSAKQAHRLSIVRGMHTKDDAHSSGVLRIERGDPKNRGVQYPYLGAAVTHFLGSANPKLPPYVWIKPYSGGFKHQDGGFLGARYGCLALGDGKPPENLLRNPAIPADVDAARNQLRRKANERFARGRSTAENDANTYAYDMAAQLMSRQELFDDSQYSKRDIERYGRHDLGRHILQAKHLIQAGVTFVKVTSYHWDTHGDNFNLSQCLVPQFDQPFAALIEDLHASGMAENVLVIAMSEFGRTPRINGHVGRDHWPEAWSVAMSGCGLQQGAVIGKTNDKGTWVTEDEVDVGHLFHTWFRAIGVDTTKIEYDNHGQPLPVANEETKAIEKILT, encoded by the coding sequence GTGTCCAATCGCCATCCCTACGCCTGCCAGAGCGCCGAGCACCTGACATCGCGCCGGTCGTTGCTCAAAGGCGGCATCGCCGGCGCGTTCGCCGCCGCCGCCAGCGGCGGGGCGTTCGGGCCATTGGGTCTGGGTTCGCTCGCGCAGCCGGCTTTTGCCGCCGAGCTGTCGAAGAAGAAGCGACAGGTCCTGTTCATCTGGCTCGACGGCGGCATCAGCCAGCTCGAATCGTGGGATCCGAAACCCGGCACGCAGTTCGGCGGGCCGTTCCGGTCGATCCCGACGACGATTCCCGGCGTGCGCTTCAGCGAGCTGTTGCCGCACAGCGCCAAGCAGGCCCATCGACTGTCGATCGTCCGCGGCATGCACACGAAGGACGACGCGCATTCGTCAGGTGTGCTGCGTATCGAGCGCGGCGATCCGAAGAACCGTGGCGTGCAGTACCCGTACCTCGGTGCCGCCGTCACTCACTTTCTCGGCTCGGCCAATCCGAAGCTGCCGCCTTACGTCTGGATCAAACCTTACAGCGGGGGATTCAAGCACCAGGACGGCGGATTCCTGGGGGCCAGATACGGCTGCCTGGCGCTGGGCGACGGCAAGCCGCCGGAGAATCTTCTCCGCAATCCCGCCATCCCGGCGGACGTCGATGCGGCGCGGAATCAACTCCGCCGCAAGGCCAACGAACGCTTCGCCCGCGGCCGCAGCACCGCCGAGAACGACGCCAATACCTATGCCTACGACATGGCGGCACAGCTCATGTCGCGGCAGGAATTGTTCGACGACTCGCAGTATTCCAAGCGGGATATCGAACGCTACGGCCGGCATGATCTCGGCCGGCATATCCTGCAAGCGAAGCACCTGATCCAGGCCGGCGTGACGTTCGTGAAGGTGACCAGTTATCACTGGGACACGCACGGCGACAACTTCAATCTGAGCCAATGCCTGGTGCCGCAGTTCGATCAACCCTTCGCCGCACTGATTGAAGACCTGCACGCCAGCGGGATGGCGGAGAACGTGCTGGTGATCGCAATGAGCGAGTTCGGCCGAACGCCGAGGATCAACGGTCACGTCGGCCGCGACCACTGGCCGGAGGCGTGGAGCGTGGCAATGTCCGGCTGCGGTTTGCAGCAGGGCGCGGTGATCGGCAAGACCAACGACAAGGGCACCTGGGTGACGGAAGACGAGGTGGATGTCGGCCACCTGTTCCACACCTGGTTCCGGGCGATCGGCGTCGATACGACAAAGATCGAGTACGACAACCACGGGCAGCCGCTGCCGGTGGCGAATGAAGAGACGAAGGCGATTGAGAAGATACTGACGTGA
- a CDS encoding DUF1549 domain-containing protein, which yields MSRSPLHLTLCLLVAALALDVRAEAPLHERIDAAVESHAAANKIAVAPPADDAEFLRRLYLDLTGTLPTVDEARAFLADKDPAKRQKLIDKLLADDRFPRRMAEAMTVMFMERRLAPDKPEIEQFESYLRGALAANKPADQIVAEMLSPTPDDEATRGATIFLAKRLENYGQNPVDYPMLTRDVGRMFLGVDLQCAQCHNHLTVREYKQSDFQGLFAFVGHSYLRKDVSYPAVGEKLVDKKIEFASVFAGEKREIGPRLPAMEEVSIPVFDKGQEWQTPPDKAKKSLGVPKFSPLKVLSQQLPTAQNPLFKRNMANRLWYLMVGRGVVHPLDLHHKDNPPSVAALLDVLAEDFASSGFDIKRYVREIALSRTYQRSSRLPEAASGQMPQPGSFAVAPLKRLSPEQLLHASLMATGDWEKVSSRRAEPAATKPVAAADADVEETESPAKKGQGKPLTLKELRKKFVTAFAAPAGEPEIEFSPTVAAALFVLNDDSTLEWLTRRDGNLIDRLAKIDDSAKVAEELYLSVLTRMPTDEERADVAGHLTAKQEPGGSAAGNRDRAIGELVWSLLASTEFAVNH from the coding sequence ATGTCACGGTCGCCTTTGCATCTGACGCTCTGCCTGCTGGTCGCGGCCCTCGCGCTCGATGTGCGCGCCGAAGCGCCGCTGCACGAGCGGATCGATGCCGCGGTCGAAAGTCATGCCGCGGCGAACAAGATCGCGGTCGCTCCGCCGGCCGACGACGCCGAGTTTCTCCGCCGACTTTACCTCGACCTGACCGGGACGCTTCCGACCGTCGACGAGGCTCGCGCGTTCCTCGCCGACAAGGACCCGGCCAAACGGCAGAAACTGATCGACAAGCTGCTTGCCGACGACCGCTTCCCTCGGCGAATGGCCGAGGCGATGACGGTCATGTTCATGGAGCGGCGGCTGGCGCCGGACAAGCCTGAGATCGAGCAGTTCGAGAGCTACTTGCGCGGCGCGCTTGCCGCGAACAAGCCGGCGGACCAGATCGTCGCCGAGATGCTGTCCCCAACGCCCGATGACGAGGCGACCCGCGGGGCGACGATCTTCCTGGCCAAGCGGCTCGAGAACTACGGGCAGAACCCGGTCGACTATCCCATGCTGACGCGCGACGTCGGCCGAATGTTCCTGGGCGTCGATCTGCAATGTGCCCAGTGCCACAATCACCTCACGGTTCGCGAATACAAGCAGTCAGACTTCCAGGGGCTCTTTGCCTTTGTCGGCCATAGCTACCTGCGCAAAGACGTCAGTTATCCGGCGGTCGGCGAGAAACTGGTCGATAAGAAGATCGAGTTCGCATCGGTCTTCGCCGGCGAGAAGCGAGAGATCGGCCCGCGGTTGCCGGCGATGGAAGAGGTGTCGATTCCTGTCTTCGACAAGGGCCAGGAATGGCAGACGCCGCCTGACAAGGCGAAGAAATCGCTCGGCGTGCCGAAGTTCAGCCCGCTGAAAGTGCTGTCGCAGCAGCTCCCGACGGCTCAGAACCCACTGTTCAAGCGGAACATGGCCAACCGCCTCTGGTACCTGATGGTGGGCCGCGGCGTCGTGCACCCGCTGGACCTGCACCACAAGGACAACCCGCCGAGCGTGGCGGCGCTGCTGGATGTGCTGGCGGAAGACTTCGCGTCATCGGGGTTTGATATAAAGCGGTATGTGCGAGAGATCGCGCTCAGCAGGACCTATCAGCGGTCAAGCCGGCTGCCGGAAGCGGCGTCGGGTCAGATGCCGCAGCCGGGCAGCTTTGCGGTCGCGCCGCTCAAGCGCCTGTCGCCGGAACAATTGCTGCATGCCTCGCTGATGGCAACGGGTGATTGGGAGAAGGTGTCGTCGCGCAGGGCCGAGCCTGCGGCCACCAAGCCCGTTGCGGCCGCCGACGCAGATGTTGAAGAGACCGAATCGCCGGCAAAGAAGGGGCAGGGCAAGCCGCTGACGCTGAAAGAACTCCGCAAGAAGTTCGTCACGGCGTTTGCAGCGCCGGCGGGTGAACCGGAAATCGAGTTCAGCCCGACGGTCGCCGCGGCGCTGTTCGTGCTGAACGACGACAGCACACTGGAATGGCTGACACGCCGGGACGGCAATCTGATCGACCGACTGGCGAAGATTGATGATTCGGCAAAGGTCGCCGAGGAGTTGTACCTGAGCGTGCTGACGCGAATGCCGACGGACGAGGAACGCGCCGATGTCGCGGGCCATCTGACCGCAAAACAGGAGCCCGGCGGCTCGGCCGCGGGAAATCGTGACCGCGCGATCGGCGAACTGGTCTGGTCGCTGCTCGCGTCTACGGAGTTTGCGGTGAATCATTGA